CTCGGTCCCATCCGCGCGTGGCGTGGGGGCGACGAACTCGATCTGGGCACACCGCTTCAGCGTTCGATCCTCGCGATGCTGCTCCTCAGGGAGGGCCGCGCGGTCACCCCGACCGAGATGATCGACGCGGTGTGGGGCGAGGACGCCCCGCCCAGGGCGCTCGGCGCGCTGCGCACCTACGTCTCGCGGCTGCGCACGGTCCTCGAGCCGGACCGCTCGCCGCGCTCGCGCCCCGAGCTGCTCACCTCCGTCGGCAAGGGCTACGCGCTGCGCACCTCGGCCCTCGATCTGACGCAGTTCGAGCGCGGCGCCCAGGAGGCCGAGGCACACCGCAAGGCGGGCAGGACCGCGGAGGCCGCCGAGAGCCTGCGCGCCGCCCTCGCGCTGTGGGAGGGCGAACCGCTGGCGGGAGCCGTCGGCCCCTACGCCGAGCACCAGCGCGACCGGCTGATCGAGCGCCGCATCAGCGCGATCGAGCTGCTCATGGATCTCGACCTGGAGCTCGGCAGGCACGCCGCCGTCGTCTCCGAGCTCATCGCGCTCACCGCCGACCACCCCCTGCGCGAACGGCTGCGCGCCCAGCTCATGCTGGCCTACTACCGGTGCGGACGGCAGGGCGATGCGCTGGCGGTGTTCACCGACACCCGCGACGCGCTCATCGAGGAGCTCGGCATCGAGCCGGGGCCTGAACTGACCGCCCTGCACCAGAAGATTCTGGCCGCCGATCCAGGCCTGACGGTGGACGAGCCCGCCGCCGAGGAGCAGGAGAGCGCCCACGACCTGCACCGTCCCGCCCAGCTGCCCGCCGCCGTCAACGACTTCACCGGACGGCGGGAGCTGGTCGCCAGGCTGAGGACGATGCTGTCCACCCAGACCGACAGCGTCCCTGTCGCGGCGATCTGCGGCATCGGCGGGGTGGGCAAGACCGCGCTCGCCGTCCACGTGGCGCACGCCTGCGACGACCTGTTCCCCGACGGGCAGCTCTACGCCGACCTGCGCGGCTTCACCGACGAGGCGACCGCGCCCGAGTCGGCGCTCGGCGCGTTCCTCCGCGCGCTCGGCATCCCGCCCGACGTCATCCCCGAGGGGCTGCCCGAGCGGGCCGCCCTCTACCGCTCGCTGCTCGCCGACCGGCGCATCCTGGTGCTGCTGGACAACGCGCGCGACGCCCAGCAGGTCAGCCACCTGCTGCCGGGTTCGCCGGGGTGCGCGGCGATCGTCACCAGCAGGGTGAAGCTGGCCGACCTGCCCTCCGCCAAGCTGATCGACCTCGACGTGATGGAGCCGGACGAGGCGCTGTCGCTGTTCGCGGCGGTGGCCGGGCCCGAGCGGGTGGCCGCCGAGCGGGCCGCCACGATGGACGTCGTCGCGGCGTGCGGCTTCCTGCCGCTGGCCGTCCGGATCGTGGCCGCCAGGCTGGCCGCGCGGCCCTCGTGGACCGTCGCCTCGCTGGTGCCGCGTCTCGCGGACGAGCAGCGCCGCCTCGACGAGCTGCGCGTGGGCAACCTGGCCGTGGAGGCCACCTTCGCGCTCGGGTACGGCCAGCTCGACGCCGCGCAGTCCCGCGCCTTCAGGCTGCTCAGCCTGCCCAACGGGCCCGACATCTCGATCGGGGCGGCGGCCGCGATCCTGGCCCTGCCCACGCTGGAGACCGAGGACCTGCTGGAGTCGCTGGTGGACGCCAGCCTCCTCGAGGCGCCCGCGCCCGGCCGCTACCGCTTCCACGACCTGCTCAAGCTCTTCGCCCGGCGGATCATGGACAAGACGGAGCGGCCGCAGGCCAAGGTGCTGGCCCTGCGGCGGCTGCTCGGCTTCTTTCTGGCCTCGGCCCAGTCGGCGCACCGGCTCGCCTACGAAGGCAGCATGATCGCCGACAACCTGGTCGTGGTGGGCAGCGGGCGCTCCTTCGCCTCCGCCGACGACGCCGTGGCCTGGCTCATCTCCGAGGGCGACACGCTGTTCGCGGTGATCGGGCAGGCCGCCGAGTCGTCGCGCACCTCCGAGCAGCTGCTGCCCGCGGCCGATCTCATCGTGGCCATGGAGCCGCTGCTGGAGTCGGGCACCCACGCCCGTGAGTTCGACCTGGCCGCCAGGGCCATCCTGGCCACCGCGAGGAAGATCGGCGACGCGGCCAGCGAGCTGCGGGCGCGCTACGTCCTCGGGCGCACCCTGTTCGGCGCCAACAAGCTGACCGAGGCGGAGGAACAGTTCAGGATCGTGCTGGAGCTGTCCACCGCCCGGGGCGAGCGCGTCGTCATGGGCGAGGTGCTCAACGCGCTGGCCGTGGTCTCCGGACGGCTGCGCCGTCACGACGAGGCGCTCGGCTGGTTCGACGCGGCCATGAGGTTCTACAGGGAGAACGGCGTGCCCGCGGGTGAGGCGCTCGTGCTCAGCTACTCGGCCCGCGACCATCTCGGCCTCGGCCGTCCTGACGACGCCATCGTCGCCGCGGAGAAGGGCCTGGCCATCTTCACCGAGATCGGCAGCGGCGCGGGCACCGCCCGCGCCCGCTACCACCTCGGCATCGTGCTGTCGCGCGTCGGACGCCTCAACGAGGCCGTCCATCACCACGCCGAGTGCCTGGCCTTCTTCAGGGCCAGCAACCAGCGGGTGTGGGAGCAGCGGGTGTGCGCCAGGCTGGCCGAGACGTTCATCGCGGCCAAGCGCTTCGCCGACGCGGTGCGCCACGCGGAGCAGGCCCTTGCCGTGAGCCGCGAGATCGGTCACCCCTACGGCGAGGGACTCTCGCTCGCAGTGCTCGGCAAGGCCCTGCGCGGCATGGGGAACTCCGCCAGGAGCATCGACTGCCTACGGCAGGCTTTCGACATCTTCACCAGGCTCGGCGCTCCCGAGGCCGGGGACCTCAAGATCCTCCTCGCCGGGGTTCCCGTCGTCGTCGAGTCCTGAGTACAACTCCTCGTCCAGACGTGTCATCCACACATGGTTGATCAAGGCCGGGTCTCTTTTCGGGTGCGGTGCGTGTTGGCCCGACCGACCGTCTGACCATCACGCTTCGCCAGGGGGCCCGGTTTTCCGGATGCTCCACGTGACGGCTAGCCGCCTCACATCGACGGCCGGCCGGGCGACACGCCCCGCTTCTTGCGAACCCCCCGGGGCGTGTCCACGGCTTCGAGCCTGCTCCGGCCCGCATGCAAACCAATCAACACCCGATCAAACCGGGAAATTGGCGCGGATGACCTGCTGCGGGTCGCGCGCCCGCTTGACCTCCCTCAGCCTGGCGTGCGTCTCCTCGGGGAAGGCGTCCGCCGCCCGCTCACCGGGGGCCAGGAAGGTGTACGGCTTGCGCCCGCTGACGTAGCCGCCGAGCGCACGGGCGAGCCGGTCCTGGGTCGCGGTGACGGCCTGGGCCAGTTGCGGGTTGAGCGACAGGCCGAGCATGTAGAGCAGATAGGGCTCGGTCACGGCCGCGACCGCTCCGGGCCCCTGCTCGGCCAGCGCCCCGCCCAGGTGCCTGAGCTGAACGTTGATCAGCGGCTCCGCCGGCTCGGCCAGCAGGATCTCCACGGCCGCGTCGTCGAGCCCGGTCAGCAGCTCCGCACGGGACAGCGCGGGGCCAGGGTCCTTCGGCTCCGCGGCGATGTCGCCCAGGTCGGCCACCGCCATGCCGGCGCGCGTGTCGCTCATCACCCCGTCGATCTTGTCGAGGCGGCTCAGCAGGGACTGCGCCTCGGCCGTCTGGCCCAGGTAGGTGACGTCCACGGCGACCATGGGCGGCGCCGAGGGGAAGCGCAACCGGTTCAGCCAGACCGACAGCTCGGGCGGGGCCTCGGCGGTGATCTCCCTGAAGGCGCCGAGCACCTCGGCCGCGCGGTCGGCCGGCCAGATCATCCGCCCGCCGTACAGGTCGGGGGCGGGGTGGAGGTCGAACTCGATCGCGGTGACGAGCGCGTGGTCGCCGCCACCGCCCCTGAGCGCCCAGAACAGGTCGGCGTCGGAGTCGGCGCTCACCGTGGCCCTCGTGCCGTCGGCGTCGACGACCTCGAAGGCCCTGACGCTGTCGGCGGCCCAGCCGTACCTGCGGCCGAACCAGCTCAGGCCGCCGCCCAGGGTGTAGCCCGCCACGGAGACCACGGGCGAGCTGCCCGCGAGGCCCGTCAGGCCGTGCGCGCCGGCCGCCGCCTGCACCTCGCCCCACTTCGCGCCCGCCCCCACGCGGGCCCACCACTCCTCGGCGTTGATCTCCACCTCGTCGAGCCTGCCGGTACGCAGCAGGATCACGCCCTCGGTGTCGCCGGAGGCGCCATGACCGCTCGGCTGGGCGGTCACCGACAGGCCCGCCTGCCTGGCATGGCGGACGACGGCGGCCACGTCGTCGGCGTCCTGGGCCGTCACCACGGCCGCCACGGGCTGGGTGACCGACAGGTTCCACGGCTTGGCCGCCTGCTCGAACCCCTCGTCGCCGGGAAGGAGCATCGTGCCCTTGATGTTCGTCATCTCTCGCTCCTCTAGGCCCAGTCGCCCGCGACCTGCTTGGTGCTCCCATTGAGCCTGTTCCACAGATTGACCGTGGCGATCGCCAGCACCAGGGCGCCGAGCGCCTGCTCGTCGTAGTGGTCGGCGGCCGCGTCCCAGATCTCGTCCGACACCGACTCGGGCCGGTCGGCGAGGCGGGTGACGGCCTCGGCGAGCGCCAGCGCGGCCCGCTCCTCGTCGGTGAAGTACGGCGTGTCCCGCCATCCTGCCACCGACCAGAGCCGCTCGTCGGTCTCCCCCGCCTTCTTGAGGTCGCGGGAGTGCATGTCGACGCAGACGCCGCAGCCGTTGATCTGGCTCGCGCGGAGGTAGACGAGGTGGAGCGTGCGCTCGGGCACGCCGCTCTTCGTCACGGCCTTCCCGAGCTTCAGCAGGGCCGGCATGGCGTCGGGGACGACGATCGCGGGGTTGCCCATTCGTGCTTTCATGAGTGGTTCCTCCACTGTTCTTGGCCTGTCACCTCCATGACGACCCACGACGAGAGAATGTGACCGATGGACGCATCTGATGTTCTCGCCCTTCGATTCGAGGAGCACCGAGCCCATCTGAAGACGGTGGCCTACCGGATGCTCGGCTCGTTGAGCGAGGCCGACGACGCCGTCCAGGAGAGCTGGCTGCGGCTCAGCCGTACCGACACCAGCGAGATCGAGAACCTGGGCGGGTGGCTGACCACGGTGGTCGCGCGGGTGTGCCTGGACATGCTGCGCTCGCGAGAGCGGCGGGAGGAGCCCGTGGGCGAGCGGCTGCCCGACCCGGTGGTGGTCGCCGACGCGCCGGGCGATCCCGAACGTGAGGCGATGCTGGCCGACTCGGTGGGTCTCGCGATGATGGTGGTGCTCGACACGCTGGCTCCCGCCGAACGGCTGGCCTTCGTGCTGCACGACATGTTCGCGGTGCCGTTCGAGGAGATCGCGCCTATCGTGGAGCGCGCCCCCTCCGCCACCAGGCAGCTCGCCAGCAGGGCGCGCCGCAGGGTGCAGGGAGTGACCCCGGTGCCGGACGGCGACGTGTCGCGTCAGCGCAAGGTGGTCAACGCCTTTCTCGCGGCGGCTCGCGGCGGCGACTTCGAGGCGCTCGTCGCGGTGCTCGATCCGAGCGTCGTGCAGCGCGCGGCCACTCTCGGCCACCTGAAGGTGCTGCGTGGCGCCGCCGCCGTGGCCGAGCAGGCGATGACCTTCGCGCGCGTGGCCTCCGGCGCGTACCCCGTGCTGATCAACGGCGCCGCCGGTGTGGTGGCGGCGACGCCGGACGGCCGGCCGTTCTCGCTGCTGGCCTTCACGATCGTGGACGACAGGATCGTCGAGATGTACGCCTTCGCCGGGCCCGAACTCGTGGACGAGTTCGTCGGTCAGAGGTGGAAGTAGCCCTCGGCGATCAGCGGGCGGAGGGCGTCGGCGAGCAGCCGCTCGCCGTCGCCCACCAGCTCGGCGATCACGTTGAGCAGCGGCCCGAGGGCCAGCTCGCCGTCGCAGACCCCGGCCAGCGCCGCCTCCACCGTGCCGACGTCGGTGCTGCGGAGCAGGCCGCGGGTCTGGCGCAGGACGATGCGTGAGGGGTCCTCGGCTCCCGGCGCGCCGATGCGCTCGTCGAGCAGGCCCTCGGCGACGCGCAGCCTGGCCGTCTCGAGATCGCGGGTGCGGTGGGCGGCGGCGATCGAGTCGAGCACGTCCTCCACGTAGCCGCCCACCGGGAGCGAGACCTGGTGGGTCAGGCGCTCGACGCGGACCACGGGGTCGAGGCTGCCCGAGTTGCGCAGCGTGATCCAGCCGAACCCGATGCCCTCCACCCCGTGCGCCTCGAACCAGGACAGCCACTCGTCGTAGTGGGCGGCGTAGGCGGGGGTGCCCTGCTCGGCGGCGTCGCGCAGCCACAGCTCGACGTACTCG
This window of the Nonomuraea africana genome carries:
- a CDS encoding AfsR/SARP family transcriptional regulator, giving the protein MAGEGLRFAVLGPIRAWRGGDELDLGTPLQRSILAMLLLREGRAVTPTEMIDAVWGEDAPPRALGALRTYVSRLRTVLEPDRSPRSRPELLTSVGKGYALRTSALDLTQFERGAQEAEAHRKAGRTAEAAESLRAALALWEGEPLAGAVGPYAEHQRDRLIERRISAIELLMDLDLELGRHAAVVSELIALTADHPLRERLRAQLMLAYYRCGRQGDALAVFTDTRDALIEELGIEPGPELTALHQKILAADPGLTVDEPAAEEQESAHDLHRPAQLPAAVNDFTGRRELVARLRTMLSTQTDSVPVAAICGIGGVGKTALAVHVAHACDDLFPDGQLYADLRGFTDEATAPESALGAFLRALGIPPDVIPEGLPERAALYRSLLADRRILVLLDNARDAQQVSHLLPGSPGCAAIVTSRVKLADLPSAKLIDLDVMEPDEALSLFAAVAGPERVAAERAATMDVVAACGFLPLAVRIVAARLAARPSWTVASLVPRLADEQRRLDELRVGNLAVEATFALGYGQLDAAQSRAFRLLSLPNGPDISIGAAAAILALPTLETEDLLESLVDASLLEAPAPGRYRFHDLLKLFARRIMDKTERPQAKVLALRRLLGFFLASAQSAHRLAYEGSMIADNLVVVGSGRSFASADDAVAWLISEGDTLFAVIGQAAESSRTSEQLLPAADLIVAMEPLLESGTHAREFDLAARAILATARKIGDAASELRARYVLGRTLFGANKLTEAEEQFRIVLELSTARGERVVMGEVLNALAVVSGRLRRHDEALGWFDAAMRFYRENGVPAGEALVLSYSARDHLGLGRPDDAIVAAEKGLAIFTEIGSGAGTARARYHLGIVLSRVGRLNEAVHHHAECLAFFRASNQRVWEQRVCARLAETFIAAKRFADAVRHAEQALAVSREIGHPYGEGLSLAVLGKALRGMGNSARSIDCLRQAFDIFTRLGAPEAGDLKILLAGVPVVVES
- a CDS encoding FAD-binding oxidoreductase, encoding MTNIKGTMLLPGDEGFEQAAKPWNLSVTQPVAAVVTAQDADDVAAVVRHARQAGLSVTAQPSGHGASGDTEGVILLRTGRLDEVEINAEEWWARVGAGAKWGEVQAAAGAHGLTGLAGSSPVVSVAGYTLGGGLSWFGRRYGWAADSVRAFEVVDADGTRATVSADSDADLFWALRGGGGDHALVTAIEFDLHPAPDLYGGRMIWPADRAAEVLGAFREITAEAPPELSVWLNRLRFPSAPPMVAVDVTYLGQTAEAQSLLSRLDKIDGVMSDTRAGMAVADLGDIAAEPKDPGPALSRAELLTGLDDAAVEILLAEPAEPLINVQLRHLGGALAEQGPGAVAAVTEPYLLYMLGLSLNPQLAQAVTATQDRLARALGGYVSGRKPYTFLAPGERAADAFPEETHARLREVKRARDPQQVIRANFPV
- a CDS encoding sigma-70 family RNA polymerase sigma factor yields the protein MDASDVLALRFEEHRAHLKTVAYRMLGSLSEADDAVQESWLRLSRTDTSEIENLGGWLTTVVARVCLDMLRSRERREEPVGERLPDPVVVADAPGDPEREAMLADSVGLAMMVVLDTLAPAERLAFVLHDMFAVPFEEIAPIVERAPSATRQLASRARRRVQGVTPVPDGDVSRQRKVVNAFLAAARGGDFEALVAVLDPSVVQRAATLGHLKVLRGAAAVAEQAMTFARVASGAYPVLINGAAGVVAATPDGRPFSLLAFTIVDDRIVEMYAFAGPELVDEFVGQRWK
- a CDS encoding carboxymuconolactone decarboxylase family protein → MKARMGNPAIVVPDAMPALLKLGKAVTKSGVPERTLHLVYLRASQINGCGVCVDMHSRDLKKAGETDERLWSVAGWRDTPYFTDEERAALALAEAVTRLADRPESVSDEIWDAAADHYDEQALGALVLAIATVNLWNRLNGSTKQVAGDWA